From Alligator mississippiensis isolate rAllMis1 chromosome 9, rAllMis1, whole genome shotgun sequence, one genomic window encodes:
- the ABHD16B gene encoding protein ABHD16B, with the protein MCVICFGKALGHVFTTYLAASYKSQFRSWPVDFRWDEAGCHGPPVPPCPATAGGKPWGPPASAERGHTDAVQRCSLLRMKQLPGQLASYVLARSVGRWLLYPGSISLLQKALQPLLVEGQARLLGQFHGKRAKLVARDGNQIDTMFVDRRRSTAGSEDLERGKRLVICCEGNVGFYEVGCLATPLEAGYSALGWNHPGYAGSTGLPFPQHDANAVEVVVQYAMNRLGFQLQDILLYGWSLGGYAATWAAMTYPQLGGLVLDATFDHLLPLALKAMPKSWSKLVARTVQRHFNLNVAEQLCAYPGPVLLIRRTMDQVTATHVRTMDQHADIRSNRGNKLLLRLLRYRYPEVMVRDGEMAVHHWLRAVSPTQEAAVCRYYQVEEDWCIAQLQAYKSSLGPGDGFPWRVGKDTTPGRRQQLALFLATKYMKNVEATHWTLLLPNEFQMPWKL; encoded by the coding sequence ATGTGCGTCATATGCTTCGGGAAAGCGCTCGGCCACGTGTTTACCACCTACCTGGCCGCCAGTTACAAGTCCCAGTTCCGGAGCTGGCCTGTGGACTTCCGATGGGACGAGGCCGGCTGCCACGGCCCCCCAGTGCCGCCCTGCCCGGCCACTGCGGGAGGAAAGCCGTGGGGACCCCCCGCGAGTGCAGAGCGCGGGCACACCGATGCTGTCCAACGCTGCTCTCTGCTTAGGATGAAGCAGCTGCCTGGCCAGCTGGCCAGCTACGTCCTGGCTCGCTCGGTGGGCCGGTGGCTGCTCTACCCCGGCTCCATCTCACTgttgcagaaagccctgcagcccttgctggtggaggggcaggcccGTCTGCTGGGGCAGTTCCACGGCAAGCGGGCAAAGCTGGTGGCTCGTGATGGCAACCAGATAGACACCATGTTCGTGGACCGGAGGAGGAGCACGGCGGGCAGCGAGGACCTGGAGCGAGGGAAGCGGCTGGTCATCTGCTGCGAGGGGAACGTGGGTTTCTATGAAGTAGGCTGCCTGGCCACGCCGCTGGAAGCCGGCTACTCCGCCCTGGGCTGGAACCACCCCGGCTATGCCGGGAGCACGGGGCTGCCCTTCCCGCAGCACGACGCCAACGCCGTGGAGGTGGTGGTACAATACGCCATGAACCGCCTGGGTTTCCAGCTCCAGGACATCCTCCTCTACGGCTGGTCCCTCGGGGGCTACGCGGCCACCTGGGCCGCCATGACCTACCCGCAGCTGGGTGGCCTGGTGCTGGACGCCACGTTTGACCACCTGCTGCCCTTGGCTTTGAAGGCCATGCCCAAGAGCTGGAGCAAGCTGGTGGCCCGGACGGTGCAGCGGCACTTCAACCTCAACGTGGCCGAGCAGCTCTGCGCCTACCCGGGGCCAGTGCTGCTGATCCGCAGGACCATGGACCAGGTCACCGCCACCCACGTCAGGACCATGGATCAGCACGCCGACATCCGGTCCAACCGCGGCAACAagctgctgctgcggctgctgagATACCGCTACCCCGAGGTCATGGTCCGGGACGGGGAGATGGCTGTGCACCACTGGCTGAGGGCCGTCAGCCCCACGCAGGAAGCGGCCGTCTGCAGGTACTACCAGGTGGAGGAGGACTGGTGCATCGCCCAGCTGCAAGCCTACAAATCCAGCCTGGGGCCTGGAGACGGCTTCCCTTGGAGGGTCGGGAAGGACACGACCCCTggaagaaggcagcagctggcccTGTTTCTGGCTACGAAGTACATGAAGAACGTGGAGGCCACGCACTGGACTCTCTTGCTGCCCAACGAGTTCCAGATGCCCTGGAAGCTCTAG